One genomic window of Clostridioides sp. ES-S-0054-01 includes the following:
- a CDS encoding Trk family potassium uptake protein, with protein MKTILRRLILYADGMRPTQIMVSGFAAIILIGALLLTLPIASQSGESIGLLNALFTATSAVCVTGLVMVDTATYWSLFGQIVIITLIQIGGLGFMTVATMFSLMARKKIQLRERLLIQESLNQADLSGLVRLTRFVLIITITIEGIGALVLSTVFIPQFGLSRGIWYSVFHAISAFCNAGFDLMGSVSGPFTSLNSYVNNFTVSMTVCALIVLGGLGFPVVLDIVRKRRFSKLNVHSKVVLFSTATLILVGALFIFLIEFNQKATMADLPLKGKLLSAIFQSVTARTAGFNTLDLATLRESSVFIMIILMFIGASPASTGGGIKTTTLAVLIITVRSFLSGKSDIEAFERRLAPSTIKKSLGIFVISISAVIFGTLIISITQPNFTLVQSAFEVTSALATVGSSLAGTPNLNAIGKIIIIIFMFMGRVGSLTLFMAILSGGRRKSQPIRYAEGRIMVG; from the coding sequence TTGAAAACAATACTTAGAAGACTTATTCTCTATGCAGATGGAATGCGACCTACTCAAATAATGGTATCTGGGTTTGCTGCGATTATTTTAATTGGAGCATTGTTGTTAACACTCCCGATAGCATCACAGAGTGGAGAGAGTATAGGCTTATTAAATGCTCTATTTACGGCTACTTCAGCGGTTTGTGTTACTGGTCTAGTTATGGTAGATACAGCAACTTATTGGAGTTTATTTGGACAGATAGTTATAATAACATTGATACAAATTGGTGGTCTTGGATTTATGACCGTAGCCACAATGTTTTCACTTATGGCACGAAAAAAAATACAACTAAGAGAAAGATTATTAATACAAGAGTCATTAAATCAAGCTGATTTATCGGGTCTTGTAAGACTTACAAGATTTGTATTGATAATAACCATAACAATAGAGGGAATAGGTGCACTAGTTTTATCAACTGTCTTTATTCCACAATTTGGTTTGTCTAGAGGGATATGGTATAGTGTATTTCACGCAATATCTGCGTTTTGTAATGCCGGATTTGATTTGATGGGGAGTGTAAGTGGACCATTTACATCGTTAAATTCTTATGTAAATAACTTTACAGTATCAATGACTGTCTGTGCACTTATAGTGCTTGGAGGGTTAGGATTCCCTGTTGTACTTGATATTGTAAGAAAAAGAAGATTTTCAAAATTAAATGTGCATTCTAAAGTTGTATTATTTTCAACTGCGACACTTATTTTAGTGGGTGCATTATTTATTTTTCTTATAGAATTTAATCAAAAAGCCACTATGGCAGACTTGCCTTTAAAGGGAAAATTATTATCAGCAATATTTCAATCAGTAACTGCAAGAACTGCTGGTTTTAATACGCTTGATTTAGCTACTTTACGAGAAAGTAGTGTATTTATAATGATAATTTTGATGTTTATTGGAGCATCACCTGCATCAACTGGTGGAGGTATAAAAACAACGACACTAGCCGTTTTAATCATTACAGTTAGAAGTTTTCTATCAGGAAAGTCAGATATAGAAGCTTTTGAAAGAAGATTAGCTCCATCAACTATAAAAAAATCTCTGGGTATATTTGTAATTAGTATATCAGCAGTTATTTTTGGAACCCTGATTATTTCAATAACTCAGCCTAATTTTACACTAGTTCAATCAGCATTTGAGGTTACATCAGCACTTGCTACAGTTGGGTCAAGTTTAGCTGGAACTCCAAACTTAAATGCTATAGGAAAGATTATAATAATAATCTTTATGTTTATGGGTAGAGTTGGTTCTCTTACTTTATTTATGGCAATACTTTCTGGAGGTAGAAGAAAGAGCCAACCAATCAGATATGCAGAAGGTAGAATTATGGTTGGTTAA
- a CDS encoding TrkA family potassium uptake protein, whose translation MKQYIVIGCGRFGSSVASTMHLLGHQVMAIDKNEDSVQSISDKVTHSLIVDVTDEQALRSLGLGNFDVAVVAIGSDIRASIMATLIAKEMGVELIICKAKDELQAKVLYKIGADRVVFPERDMGVRVAHNLVSDNILDHIELDPEYSIVEIVTPNSWVGKTLVELELRARYEITVLAIKTGKNINVTPSPDEELTAGSILVIIGQNTSITAITSGNKGIIRRR comes from the coding sequence ATGAAGCAATATATAGTCATTGGGTGTGGGAGATTTGGAAGTTCAGTTGCGTCTACTATGCATCTTTTAGGACATCAAGTAATGGCAATAGACAAAAATGAAGATTCAGTTCAAAGTATATCCGACAAGGTAACTCATTCACTTATAGTTGATGTTACTGATGAACAAGCGTTAAGGTCATTAGGTTTAGGTAACTTTGATGTAGCAGTAGTTGCAATAGGTTCTGATATAAGGGCATCTATAATGGCGACTCTTATAGCCAAAGAAATGGGTGTAGAGTTGATAATATGTAAGGCAAAGGATGAGCTACAAGCTAAAGTACTTTATAAAATTGGTGCAGATAGAGTTGTGTTCCCAGAAAGAGATATGGGAGTAAGAGTTGCACACAATTTAGTTTCTGATAATATATTAGACCATATTGAACTTGACCCAGAGTATTCAATTGTTGAAATCGTAACTCCAAATAGCTGGGTTGGCAAGACACTTGTAGAGCTTGAATTAAGAGCTAGGTATGAGATAACTGTACTTGCTATAAAAACAGGTAAAAATATAAATGTTACACCTTCTCCAGATGAGGAACTTACAGCTGGAAGTATCCTAGTTATAATCGGTCAAAATACTAGTATAACAGCAATAACATCTGGAAATAAGGGGATAATTAGAAGAAGATAA
- a CDS encoding RNA methyltransferase, producing MITNINSKDNEKLKYTKALLKSKNRNKESKFIIEGYRIVVLALECMANLEYVFINEDFENKKEHVKLLEDLDKKNTKIYKTTNKNFKELVDTENTQGIIGVVSFKEKKLRESISKKDKFVLILDRIQDPGNMGTIIRTADSAGVDAIIALKGCVDIYNPKVIRSTMGSIFDMKIINASQDETMDMLKSLDFNIVSSYLNTDNFYDKIDYGLKVALVIGNEANGINEELVSKSDILVKIPIYGKAESLNAAISSAILMYEIKKYLI from the coding sequence ATGATTACAAATATAAACAGTAAGGATAATGAAAAATTAAAGTATACAAAAGCATTGTTAAAATCAAAAAACAGAAATAAAGAGTCAAAGTTCATAATAGAAGGTTACAGAATAGTAGTACTTGCACTTGAATGTATGGCAAATCTTGAGTATGTATTTATCAATGAGGACTTTGAAAATAAGAAGGAACATGTAAAACTATTAGAAGATTTAGATAAAAAAAACACAAAGATATATAAGACTACAAATAAAAATTTTAAAGAACTAGTAGATACAGAAAATACTCAAGGAATAATAGGCGTAGTTTCATTTAAGGAAAAAAAATTAAGAGAAAGTATAAGTAAAAAAGATAAATTTGTATTGATTTTAGACAGAATACAAGACCCAGGAAATATGGGGACTATAATAAGAACTGCTGATTCTGCTGGGGTAGATGCCATAATAGCACTAAAGGGATGTGTCGATATATACAACCCAAAAGTAATTAGGTCGACTATGGGTTCTATTTTTGATATGAAGATAATTAATGCTTCACAAGATGAAACTATGGACATGCTTAAATCATTGGATTTTAATATAGTTTCAAGTTACCTAAATACAGATAATTTTTATGATAAAATAGATTATGGTTTAAAAGTAGCATTGGTGATAGGAAACGAAGCAAATGGAATAAATGAAGAACTTGTATCAAAGTCTGATATTTTGGTTAAGATACCTATATATGGTAAAGCTGAGTCGTTAAATGCTGCAATAAGTTCTGCCATACTGATGTATGAAATAAAAAAATACTTAATTTAA